CGCACCGAACACATCCTGCCGGCCGCATGGCTCTGTGAAACGCTTGGCTTCGTCGGGACGCTGATCGGCATCACGATCGGGCTGGCTGGCGTGGACGTGAGCGCCCTGCAATCCACGGAAGGCGTGATTGCGGCTGGCAACGCGCTGTTCGGCGGAATGTCCACGGCGTTCTGCTCGACGATCACCGGGGCGATTGCGATGTTGTGGCTTTGGTCGGTGAGCAAGGTGGTGGGTGCGGGTAAGGGTGCGCCGCCCAATGTGACTAGTGTCGTCACGGTCAAGGCGGCAGAGTGATGCTGAAACTCGACGCGCTCTTCAACTTCCTCGGCGTCCTCATTTTCTTCATCGTCGCGCTGATTGCACAGGTCAACCCGCCGACTGATCCGCGGATCGACCCGCCGGGCAACATGATCGTCTCGGCGACATGGCCATCTGGCAAGATTGACGTGGATCTATGGGTGCGACACGGGCGCGAGCCGGCCGTGGGGTATTCGAACAAGTCGGGCAAAACGTGGTCGCTTCTGCGCGATGACCTGGGCGACGCGAATGACGGCACGCCGCTTAACTACGAGCACGCCATTTCACGCGGCCTCCCCGACGGCGAGTACATCGTCAATCTCCGTTGCTACGGCTGCGCCGGAAAGGTGCCGGTTCCTGTGGCCACGGAAGTGCGGCTGGCTACTGGCGAGTTGATCTGGTCCGGCGTTGTGACGCTGGTCAGCGACAAGCAGGAGAAGACCGCGCTGCGGTTCGTCATGCGGGCAGGCAAGGTCGTGCCGGGGTCGGCAAGCCATGTTTTCAGAGAGATAAGAGGAGCGAAGTGATGGCTAAGATTGAAATCGAGTGGCTGACGTCTAGTAGCGAAGACTGCGAGACCTGCGGCCCGTCCTACGCGGAAGGTGCATGGGTTTCCATCGACGGGGCTTCGGCTCTTAACCTAGAGCCCCATGCCTCATGCTTCGGCGGCGCAAGCTACGATCGAGAAGACGTGTATCGGCGCATTCTTGCTCACCTTGGCCATGAGGTCGTTGATCTATGACCCACGCCCTCCTCCTCTGGCTGGCCACCGTCATCGCCATCGGCGTCGTCGCAGCCGTCAACCCCAATCGCCGCCAGGCCATCGCCTTCGCAATCGTCGCAGCGGCCACCATCGCAATCCCTGTCGCTGCGCTAAGCTATCCGTCGTCGTGGCTGCCTTCAGGTCCGCAGACCGTCCTCGGCGCCCGCATCGATGTCGGGAAGGCCATCTATGTGATGCTGGACGGCCCGGAGCCCCGCCTGTTCGTCCTGCCGTACACCGAGCAGACGGCACAGCAACTCCAACAGGCGCAGGACGGTACGGCTGACGGCGAGGGCACTGTCGTCATGACGCAAGGCGAGGACGGCTCGCCGGGCTTCGCCGAAGAAGAGGCGGAAGGCCGCAACCCATCGAAGAGCGCGGAGGTGCCGCTGCTATGAGCGCCTTGATCCTTACTGAGCCCGAGCGGTCAGTCATGGTTGCGCAAACCATCTGGCTCTGCGGCGGGCTGACAGTCGCCATGGCTGCGCTGATCTTCTTCGCATGGTGGTTCTGGTATCCGGAGGTGTCTGACTTATGAACCTTTCCGCAATGTACCGCGAGATCGAGGCGCTAGGCGGCGCAACGATCATGGACGACTACGACGAAGGCTATACGGACGGCTTGAACGACGCGCTGGCCGTGCTGCGGAAGTTCGGCTTCGGCCTGGATATGGCGCCGGTAGCGGAATGGCGGACGATAGAGAGCGCGCCGAGGGATGGCACTGAAATACTCGGCGCGGTGGCCGGTTCGAGTGGAACGGCGAGCGTCACCTGCATGATTGAGGGTGAGTGGGAGTGTTCTGATTTTGACGAACATGACTACCTACCCTGCACTTGGTGGCCCACCCACTGGATACCGCTTCCCAGCCCGCCAACCAATGAGGAACCACATGACCACACCACCCCTGACCGATGAACAGCTTGCCGACGCCGTTGCCGCCATGCAGGCGCACGGCAACCAAATTGCTGCGGCATCCGCCCTTGGCCTTGCCAGATCCAGCTTGCAGAACCGCCTCAAGCGGGCGGCGGAGCGGGGGCTGCTTGGTCCGGCGGAGACGATGCCGGGCTTTGCCATCAAGAGCGTCGCGAGCAAGCAGGGCGACGCTTGGGTAAAGCAGACTAAGGCGCCGGGTGAGGTGTTCGAACTCCCCGTTGGTCAGGTTGTGAAAGGCGTGTCGGCCCTCGTGGATTCGGATGGGCGGGAAGTTGCTAAGTGGATCAAGACGCGGAGCGACGAAGCGGCGCAACAGGCCGCTATGCGGGCCGCCATTGAGGCGCTGAAAGATGAGATTCCTCGCGCCGAGCCGGTAGCTGCGCCCGCGCACACAATCGACGATCTCCTCAACCAGTACACGATCACCGATCACCACCTCGGGGCACTCGCATGGAACGAGGAGACGCGCGCGGGTGACTACGACCTTCGAATTGGTGAACAACTGATCATCGACTGGTTTGCAGCCGCGATCGCCCAGTCTCCGCCGGCTAAGCGGGCGGTTTTCGCTCAGCTCGGGGATTTCCTCCACTACGATTCGTTCAAGAGCATCACGCCTGAACATGGCCATCTGCTGGACAGCGACTCGCGCTACCCAAAGATGGTGCGCGCCGCTATCCGGATCGTCCGCAAGGTCATCCGTATGCTTCTGGAGAAGCACGAGCATCTGGACGTGATCATGTGCGATGCCAACCATGATCCGGCAGGTGAGGTCTGGCTGCGCGAAATGCTTGCCGCTTTCTATGACGACGAGCCGCGCGTCACCGTCGACACCAACCCAGGCACCTATTCCGTGATTGAGCATGGCAATGTTTCGCTGTTCTATCATCACGGTCATCGCCGTGGCGTCAAGAACGTCGACTCCATCCTCGTCGGCAAGTTTCGCAAGGTCTATGGCCGAACGAGCCTGAGTTACGCCCATACCGGACACAGGCATTCTGACGAGCTCAAGACGACCGACCTGATGAAGGTCGAGCAACACGAAACGCTCGCGGCTCCAGACGCCTACGGTTCCAACTGGCTATCTGGTCGATCGGCCAAGGTCATCACGTACCACAAAGATTTCGGCGAAGATGGACGCGTCATTCTGTCGGCAGCGCGCGTGATGGGGCGGTATGCGGCGGCCAACGACAACGTTCCGGTGAGGGCAGCGGCATAGTCACCGTTAGGGGCGCGCCAACGCAGCATCGCAACCCATCCATGAAGCGCGTGCCCCGCTTTTTTCAAGCCACCACCCCGCCGGCTACCAACCGGCTGGCTACCACCAAGAGGAGAGAATCACATGATGCCTGTTTTCAGAATCGCCAACGACAACACCCCGAACCACGCCGCCGCCATCAATCTGTTTGCGGCCGACTGCCATGCAGCAAGCCGCAAGGCCGGCTGGTACACGAACCCGACGACGGGCCTGGCGCTTGAGCGAAACGTGCCGGAAATGCTCTGCCTGATTCACAGCGAGATCAGCGAGGCCATGGAAGGCTACCGGAAGGACTTGCCTGACGACAAGCTGCCGCATCGACGCGCTGTGGAAGTCGAACTCGCCGACGCCATGATCCGCATTGGCGATCTGGCCACCTATCTCGGCTGCGACCTTGGCGGCGCGATCGTCGAGAAGATGGCTTTCAATGCGACCCGCGAAGATCACAAGCTGGAAGCCCGCAAGGCTGCCGGCGGGAAGGCGTTTTGATGGCCAAAACCTTCATCATCGCCGACCTGCACGGACGGCACGACCTGCTGCTCATGGCCATCGAACGCATCGAGCAATCCAGCCACAGCGGCGGCACGGTCGTCTTCACGGGCGACTATGTCGATCGCGGCCCAGCCAGTCGGCAGGTAATCGAAACCCTCATGGCCGGACCGCAGACGCCCCGCTGGAAGTGGGTATGCCTTCAAGGCAACCACGAGGAAATCATGCTGGCCGGCTGCATGGGCGTCCTGCACTGGTGGCTTCCAAATGGCGGCGGCGCGACTCTGATTTCCTACGGAGCCGAGAACGGCGGAGACGCGCGCGAGGCGCTGAAGCTTGTTCCGAAAGAGCATCTTCAGTGGATCCGTGACCTGCCGCTCTACTACGAGGATGCGCACCGCGTGTTCGTCCATGCCGGCGTTGACGAGACGCTCGACCTCGCCGATACGCCCTCAAAAGTCCTGCAATGGCACCTCTATGGCCGCGACTACCCGCACGGCTATCGCGGGAAGCACGTCGTTCACGGCCACGAGCAATACGAGGACGGCCCGGTTCTGAACGCCGACCGCTCGGATTTCGACACCCTCGCATGGTGGACGGGGCGGCTGGTTGTCGGCGTCTTCGACGATGACGTTCCGGGTGGACCTGTTTCGACGATCGAGATCAAGGGGCCGTCCATCCAGGAACTGCAGAAGGAGACCGCGTGATGGCTATACCGGAGTCGCAAAAACCTTATAACGAACTTGCCACCACCACCTTCGGCCCGCTCGAGAAGTATCGGCCGGCGAATGATAATGTGCCGGCAACGCATGTGGCGGCTGGCATGAGCGTGGACTCGGCCGGCAACATGCGGCCGATGCTTCCGCAGCCTGAATTCGACCGCGGCATCTACGTCGGGCTGAGACGTCCCCCGTCCACGGACAGCGGACATTTCCACGGCGACAACCCGCACATGGAGATGACGCCGGAGGATCGTCTGCCGCCCGGTCTCGCCCTCATGGCCGCAACCAATGGCTATATCTACCTCGGCTCGCCCTACAGCAAGTACGAGGCCGGCCACGATGCGGCGGCCCGCGTTGTTGCGGATGCTGCGGCATCTCTGATGCGGCGCGGCCTGGTTATCTACTCGCCGATTGCGCACGGCCATGCGGTCGCGGCTCATGGCCTGCCGCTCGAATGGGACTTCTGGAAGGCGCAATGCCAGCCGCTCATTGACGGGGCGTCCGGCCTGATCGTCCTCACCATGGACGGATGGCAGGAATCGGTCGGTCTGCAATACGAGATTGAGGAGTTCGTGCGGACCGGGCGGCCCATTCTGCACGTGTCACCGGCCTGGCTGGTGGCTAGTGAAGTGGGGAGGGTGGCGGCATGACCCACCAATTCTACGTCGGCCAGAAAGTGGCCTGCATCAATGCTACCTTCGCCCATGTCTCCATCGACCAGCAGATCCGAGAGGGCGAGGTCTACACCGTCCGCGAGGTTCTGCCGTGGAAGAACTATGTCGATGGGGAATACATCGGCCTGCGGCTCGTCGAGATCGATCGCGGCGTCTGCGGTGAATACGGCGACGTGGATCCACCATTCCATGCCCGTCGCTTCCGCCCGCTTGTGGCCGACCGCCTGGGTTCGCTCAGGGCGTTGCTTGTGCCGGGGCAACCGTTGGCGCCTGCGCCAGAGGAACCGCGCCGTAGGGCGCCAGTGAAAGAGGAGGAGAATGTGTGAACCGATGGTGCAGATACCTGCCGTACGCCCTAATCGTCTGGTTCGCCAAACATAAGCTGGAGCAATTCAAGACGGAGGCCGGTATTACAATGACCACCCCATTTTCAGGCGAGATCGTCGCCTTCCGCACAGAGGAGGAAAAGCCATGACCCACGAACCACAGCTTGCCGCCCTCGGCGCGGCGATCGGGAAGTGGGGTACTGAAGACAGCGCGTCTGCCTACCAGCGCGATCACAGGCCCCACGCCGCCAACGACAACTACCCCCGCGTCGTTGCGCTCACCGGCGCGGCCGGCAGCGGAAAATCCACGGCAGCCGACTACCTGATCCGTCACCACGGCTATGAGCGCGTGAAGTTCGCAGGCCCTTTGAAAGCGATGCTGAAGGCGGCAGGCCTCACAGACAATCAGATCGAGGGCACGGACAAGGAGAAGCCGACGCGGTTGCTGCAAGGGAAGACGCCGCGGCACGCGATGCAAACCCTCGGCCATGAGTGGGGGCGCAATTGCATCGGGGAGGGGTTCTGGGTGTTCTTGTTTGAGCACGCCGCGCTTCAGATCGTCGATAATGGTGGCCGCGTAGTCGTAGACGACCTTCGCTTCCCCAACGAGGCGGCCGCAGTGCGCGCCCTGGGCGGCGTCATCATCAAACTGGAGGGCAGGGGCGGCATTTCCGGCGGGCACGAATCGGAAAAGGGCTGCGGCACTTGGGATGGCGTCATAGTCAATGATGGCGGCATGGTCGATCTCTACGCCGGCGTCGAGGAAGCTATCAGGAGGGCGGCGTGAGCGCGCCGCCGCTGTAGCTATCTGCTGCTGCAACACTAAGCCCCGCCAGTCAAACGATGGGGTTCACCATAAGAGGAGAGCGATGCAACACGACAACGACAACATACCGGCCATCGACCGGCTCCTGACGCCAGAGGCCATTGCTGAGAGGATCACCGCTGCGAGTGGTGTTAGTATGTCGGCGCGCACTGTCTGGGAGAAAGCCAGACGGGTAGGTGTTTCAAGAAAGATAGGAAGAGCGATGCTCATCTCCATTGACGACATACCGGAATTGCTCAAAGAGGAAAAAACGAAATGGCGAAGTTATTCAAACGAGGGAAGGTCTACTACTTCGGCGTCAGTCGCCCCGACGGATACCACCGAGAAAGCACTGGCCTTACTTCGAAAAAGGAAGCTCAAGCGCTAGCTGAAGAGCGCGCCGCTCAAATAAGGCTGGCCGATCAGCGCGGCTTCGATGAAGAGAAGACGATAGCGGATGCGGCATACGCCTATCTGGCGGCAGGCAAGGACGGCAGGTTCCTTGGCCCCATCATCAAGAAGTGGGGGAAGCGCAAGCTGCGCGGACTAAAGCCGGAGTGGGTTCGTCAACACGCGAAGGATCTGTATCCAACCGCCTCTCCAGCCACATTAAACAGGCAAGTCCTGACCCCCGTGCAGGCGATAGTGAATTTCGCCTATCAGGACGAGGACGGCCGGCAGATCAAGATCAAGCGATTCCCTGTCGACCCGAAAAAGAAAGAGGCCGTTGATGCTGAGTGGCACGCCAAGTTCGCCGAGAAGTCAAAATCTCCAGGAATGACGGCCATGGCCCGGTTCATGTGGGAGACGGCGGCGCGCATCAGCGAGGCGTGCCGCGTCACGGCGAACGATGTTGACCTAGAGGCGCGGACGGTAATGCTCACCAAGACAAAGACCAAGCCTCGCCTGACGCGCATCTCTCCAGTCCTCGCAGAAATGCTTCGGCCGCTGATGGCCGTCGACCCCAAAAGGAACCGGCAGAACAAGAAGAAGGTGAACGGCCTCTTCGGCTACGCAAGCCGGCACGCCGTGTATAATGGGTGGAAGTCCGTGTGTGACGATGCCGGCATCACATATGCGCCGCCGCACTCTGCTGGCCGCGTCACGTTCGCCACGGAGCTTGTTGTCCGACGCGGTATAGACCCTGTTACCGCTGCACGCTTAGGTGGATGGGCCAGTCCAAAAGTGATGATGGATACGTACGCAAAGGCCGATCCGGCCCACGACGTCGTGGACGCCATCTTCGGCGAGAACGTCGAAAAAAGTGCACAAATCATGCACACGGAAGCATTGGAAAATGAAGAGGCTGATTTTATCAATGAAATCAGTGACTTGCAGGCAAAATCTGCCAGCAACCGCCCTTAGCAGGGGAGCGCCTTCGACCACTCGGCCACCTCTCCGCTCGCGGTTTCAGTATGCGGCATGGACTGGGATTGCAAGGCTTTTTTCGACTTTCCGGCGAAGATTTTACAGCTTGTCCCCGGATGTCAGGAAGGGGAGGCGGTGCTTGCGAAAGCCGGATTTCCAGCGCGTTTTCGCGAGGTTTCTGCGGGATTTTTTCTTGCCTCACTCCGGCGGCCGGCGGTCCCTCCGGGGAGGCCGAATGAGGCCGTGCGGGCCTGCCTCATTTCCCGGTCGGGATGATGGGGCCTTCTCGTGCCGAGCGATTCCCGGTGAAAGGAGACGCTACTTCGTGGCGCCGCGGGCGGCTCGCTCGAGGATCGGCACGCAGATATCGAGGTCGCCGGAGGCCAGATGCGCATAGCGCATGGTCATCTGCAGCGTCTGGTGGCCGAGCCAGGTCTGGACGCGCCGGATGTCGATGCCGCCCTGGACGAGCCGGGAGGCGCAGGTGTGGCGTAGGATATGCGGAACCACGTCCGGCTCCGTCCCAAGCCCGACCTCCTGCTTCGCCTCGTTCCAGGCGGCCCGGAACTGCGCCTGGACGATGTTCGCGAACGGTCCGCGCCTTCGTCTCTCGCAAGCTCGGACGGCGGCCGATGCCCGTTCGGTAAGAGGGACGGAGCGACTCCTGCCGCTCTTCGTCAGCCAGAAGGTGACGCGTTCGCCCTGTATATCCTGCCAGCGAAGGCCGATGCCTTCGCCGAGCCGTGCGCCGGTATCGATGAGGAAGATGCAGAATCGGCCGTAAAGATCGGATTTCTCCGAGATGGCCGCGAAAAGCCGCACTTCCTCTTCAGGCTCGAGAAAGCGGATGCGCCCCGCCTTTTCCTTGAGGCGCTTGAATTCCGGCAGGCTGCGGATATCGCCCATCTTGTAGGCCTTGCGCAGCAGCTTGCTCAGCGCGGCCATCTTCCTGTTGATCGTGGCATTGCTGTTGCCGCGCTGGCGCAGCCCGGCGACCAGCGTGTCCATCATCGCGTCGGTGAAGGCGGAAAACTCCGCGCCGAGCAGGATCTCATCGAGTTCGCCGATAAAAGAGGTCACATTGTATTTGTGGGAACCCGGTTCCCAGAGGATGTCCGCGTAACGGTCGAGAAGGGAGCGGAGGCGGGTGTGCCGGGCCGATCCCAGCCGCGTATTGTCCTGAAAATCGTATTTGAGGCTGTACGTCCCAGCCAATCGGATGGATTTCCCCATGTCAACCCCTTCTGCGTGCAGATTGATCGCGTATTGGTTGCATCTGAGGGTTGCGAAAGTACTGCGGATGCCCTCCCCATAAAGAGGGAGTTGAAAATGGAAAACCCGGCTTGAAAGCCGGGTTCCCGTTTTTGCGAAGCCAGACTGGCTTAGAAGTCGCGCTGCAGGCGGAGGAAGCCACGGGTGAAGTCTTCAGACTCACCGTCGACAGAGACGTTGTTGTAGTCAACCGTGCCGAGGAAATTCAGGCCGCTGACGACTTCGTAGCCAACGGTCAGACCAACGCGCCACATATCGCTGCCGCTGTAGAAGCCGCCCGGAAGACCCAGGCTCTTGGTGGCGGAGAAGGCGTTCGGGTTCAGATTGTCGAAGTACTGAACGGCGGGGGTGAACGTCAGCTTGTCCGTTGCCTTGAAGGCGTAGGAAGCAGCAACGGTCCACTCGGAAGCAGTCCAGTAGTCGTTCGGGTCGGAAGCCCAGATGCCAGCGAGCTGGAGGGTGCCCGGACCAACGTCAGCCGACAGGATAGCGCGGATTGCGCCTTCGTCAGCCCAACCGTCGTAACCGCCGAGAACGTCGAGGTTCACGCCACCGAGCGAGAAGCCAACCGTACCGGCAACGCCGAGGTCATGATGCGTGCCGAGCGTTGCGTCGTCTGCGTCGTGTGCCTTGCCCGAGAGTTCGTCGAGCGAGATGCCTGCACGCCAGGTGCCGCCATCGTAGGTGTAAGCGATGGAGTCGAAGTTGGTGACGTTGCCGAGCGAGTCGGTTTCGCCGTTGATGCCGCTATCCCACCAGCTGTAGAAACGACCGACCTTGAAGCCGCCGAGTTCGATATAGGCTTCGTCGATGAAGAAGCTGTTGCTTTCGCTGCCGTAGAGATCGACCGACTCGCCCTCAAAGTCGGTAAGGCCGATGCCATGGCTGCCGGAAGCAGCTTCGATGTTCACGTAGCCACGGAGCGTGCCGAGTTCGGTGTCGCTGCGGGCGTCGAGGTTGATATCAACCAGGGTGTGAGCGTCCCAGTCCGAGCGATCGTTGTCCTTGCCCTGGAAGAGCGTGCCGATTTCGTCACGACCGAACGAGGTCTGGAAGCGAACGAAGCCGCCGATCTTGAGGCAAGTTTCGGTGCCCGGGATGTAGAAGAAGCCGGTGCCGAAGGCGTCGCAGACGCGAACGTATTCCATGGGTTCCGGTTCGGCAGCGACGATGGCGTCGGCGGCCTGTGCGCCGGAAACTGCTGCGAGAGCCGCAGCGGAGCCGATGAGAAGGCTCTTGATGTTCATTTCTGACCTCCAGTCAAAAACGGCCGGGCGTGCGTTCGGCACGCTGGAGATCAACTTCTGGCGGACACTCTATATATATAAGGTGAGATCCGGCGGGCGATTTCGATGCCGGAAAATAGCATCTCAGAGTGGCATGGCAGTTTTCCCTCCCCAGGAAGAAGGGAAGCAAGCTGCGGGCCGCCGCTATATGGCGACGGCAGGGATTCGAGATGCATGCTCTTTTCGGCGCAAGGCCATGGCCGCGACTCGGTGTCGAATCGCAGGCCGGCAAGGGCGGCGATTCTCGCGCCCGGCACCATTTCATGAGAGAGAGGAATGCGGCTGCGGCCCGGAAAAAGGCCCACTCTGCCTCTTGAAGAACCGGTTTTGCCCCGTTCCTGCCGGGTTTGTGGCAGGGGGAATGTGGGGCGCGGCACTGCTAAGTGCCCGCTTCATAAGGATTTTTGTTAAGAATCTATAAACTTTTAGCTATCCGCTCGGCCATTTTGTGTCCTTTGCGCAACAGCGCTGTGCGAAGGCTGCCACAAATCCCGTCCTGTTTCAGTTTGGAGATTGCTTACCGGGGCGCGTCTTGTATTTTCAGCTTCGGAAGCAGGGGCGGTTGATCGTCCGCTTCCTGAACTTGGGGATGGGGCAGGGAACGCTGTCCTTCAGCAAAAAACCCAGACCCGTTTGAAACTTTTTGACTGGAGGTCAGAAATGAACATCAAGAGCCTTCTCATCGGCTCCGCTGCGGCTCTCGCAGCAGTTTCCGGCGCACAGGCCGCCGACGCCATCGTCGCTGCCGAACCGGAACCCATGGAATACGTTCGCGTCTGCGACGCCTTCGGCACCGGCTTCTTCTACATCCCGGGCACCGAAACCTGCCTCAAGATCGGCGGCTTCGTTCGATTCCAGACCTCGTTCGGTCGTGACGAATACTCTGAATTCTTCCAGGGTATGGACAGCGACCTTTCGGATTGGGACGCTCACACGCGCGTTGACATCAACTTCGACGCCCGTTCGGACACCGAACTCGGCACGCTCCGTGGCTTCATCAACATCGAAGCTAACTCGGGCAGCCATGGTGTCTCCGTTACCAACGTTAATGGCGTTGTTCAGCCTTACTACGCTCGTGAAGGCAACAGCTTCTTCATCGACGAAGCCTTCATCGAACTCGGCGGCTTCAAGGTCGGTCGTTTCTACAGCTGGTGGGATAGCGGCATCAACGGCGAAACCGACTCGCTCGGCAACGTCACCAACTTCGACTCCATCGCTTACACCTACGATGGCGGCACCTGGCGTGCAGGCATCTCGCTCGACGAACTTTCGGGCAATGCCGTGGACCCGAAGAACCTTGCTCTCGGCACGCACCACGACCTCGGCGTTGCCGGTACGGTTGGCTTCTCGCTCGGTGGCGTGAACCTCGACGTTCTCGGCGGTTACGACGGTTGGGCTGACGAAGGCGCAATCCGCGCTATCCTGTCGGCTGACGTTGGTCCGGGCACCTTCCAGCTCGCTGGCATCTGGGCTTCCGACCCGAACGTTTACTGGGCTGCTTCCGAGTGGACCGTTGCTGCTTCCTACGCCTTCAAGGCAACGGAAAAGCTGACGATCACCCCGGCCGCTCAGTACTTCGGCGACCTCGGCTTCAAGAGCGATGCTGACATGTGGCGCGTTGGTCTGACCGCTGGCTACCAGGTTGTTGAAGGTCTCGACCTGCTTGCAACGGTTGACTACAACAACGTTGACGTTTCCGGCGCAGACGACGAAGACTTCGTTCGCGGCTTCCTCCGCCTGCAGCGCAACTTCTAATCTGAAGTTAAGCTAAAGATTGACCCGCAGTCTCTTCGAGACTGCGGGTTTTTCATTTTTGGCGAACGGATCACGGCCGGCCGGAGAAAACCGGGCGCGCCGGTCTCATCCCCATTTTTGTTCGTTGTAAGTCGAATGAACCGCTAGAGGCGGTCCAGGAAGGTCTTTATCCGGGAAAACGGATCGGGATGGTGAAGGAGCGGGGCGTGACCCTGGCCTTTGGCGGTTGTCGTTTCCACGTTCGCACCATGCGCCGCCATGCGCGCCAGCGTCTCCTTCGAGAATAGCCGGGAATACTCGCCGCGCACCACGAGCAGGGGCTTGAGGGCGAGAAGCTCGAATTGCGGCCAGAGCGTCGGTAGCGGCTTGCTGAAATCGATGGCCTGCAATTGATCGGCCAGCTTCGGATCATGGTCGGCGGCGAGCCGGCCGTCCTTCTCCCGATAGATGGCTTCGGCCATTTCGAGCCAGTCGGCCCGCGTCAGCGCGGGGAATGTCGGGCCATGGATGGCCTCCAGCGCATCGGCGGCGTCCGCGAGGGTGGCCGGGAAGGAGCGTTTCCCCAGATAGTCGCGGATTTCCTTGAGGCCGGCGGCCTCGATCTCGGGGCCGATGTCGTTGAGCACGGCGCCGGCGATGAGGTCCGGCCGCAGGGCCGCCATGACATGCAGGATCAGCCCGCCGCGCGATGTGCCGACGAAAAGGGCCTCCTCGATGCCGAGCGCCGAACAGGCGGCGATGACGTCGCCGCATTCCACGGGGACATTGTAGTTGGCCGGGTTCTCGTCATCGGCGGAAAGGCCGCGTCCGCGGTAGTCGAGGCTGACGACGCGGCGGGGGGAGACGGGATCCTGCGACACCAGCAGGGCGAAGCGATGGA
This DNA window, taken from Shinella zoogloeoides, encodes the following:
- a CDS encoding alpha/beta fold hydrolase, producing the protein MTHSTSRFISAPDGLRLHARDYAPAGGGSGRRAVVCLPGLSRNGRDFHRFALLVSQDPVSPRRVVSLDYRGRGLSADDENPANYNVPVECGDVIAACSALGIEEALFVGTSRGGLILHVMAALRPDLIAGAVLNDIGPEIEAAGLKEIRDYLGKRSFPATLADAADALEAIHGPTFPALTRADWLEMAEAIYREKDGRLAADHDPKLADQLQAIDFSKPLPTLWPQFELLALKPLLVVRGEYSRLFSKETLARMAAHGANVETTTAKGQGHAPLLHHPDPFSRIKTFLDRL
- a CDS encoding DUF1937 family protein yields the protein MAIPESQKPYNELATTTFGPLEKYRPANDNVPATHVAAGMSVDSAGNMRPMLPQPEFDRGIYVGLRRPPSTDSGHFHGDNPHMEMTPEDRLPPGLALMAATNGYIYLGSPYSKYEAGHDAAARVVADAAASLMRRGLVIYSPIAHGHAVAAHGLPLEWDFWKAQCQPLIDGASGLIVLTMDGWQESVGLQYEIEEFVRTGRPILHVSPAWLVASEVGRVAA
- a CDS encoding deoxynucleotide monophosphate kinase, coding for MTHEPQLAALGAAIGKWGTEDSASAYQRDHRPHAANDNYPRVVALTGAAGSGKSTAADYLIRHHGYERVKFAGPLKAMLKAAGLTDNQIEGTDKEKPTRLLQGKTPRHAMQTLGHEWGRNCIGEGFWVFLFEHAALQIVDNGGRVVVDDLRFPNEAAAVRALGGVIIKLEGRGGISGGHESEKGCGTWDGVIVNDGGMVDLYAGVEEAIRRAA
- a CDS encoding CAP-Gly domain protein codes for the protein MTHQFYVGQKVACINATFAHVSIDQQIREGEVYTVREVLPWKNYVDGEYIGLRLVEIDRGVCGEYGDVDPPFHARRFRPLVADRLGSLRALLVPGQPLAPAPEEPRRRAPVKEEENV
- a CDS encoding porin; the protein is MNIKSLLIGSAAALAAVSGAQAADAIVAAEPEPMEYVRVCDAFGTGFFYIPGTETCLKIGGFVRFQTSFGRDEYSEFFQGMDSDLSDWDAHTRVDINFDARSDTELGTLRGFINIEANSGSHGVSVTNVNGVVQPYYAREGNSFFIDEAFIELGGFKVGRFYSWWDSGINGETDSLGNVTNFDSIAYTYDGGTWRAGISLDELSGNAVDPKNLALGTHHDLGVAGTVGFSLGGVNLDVLGGYDGWADEGAIRAILSADVGPGTFQLAGIWASDPNVYWAASEWTVAASYAFKATEKLTITPAAQYFGDLGFKSDADMWRVGLTAGYQVVEGLDLLATVDYNNVDVSGADDEDFVRGFLRLQRNF
- a CDS encoding metallophosphoesterase — encoded protein: MAKTFIIADLHGRHDLLLMAIERIEQSSHSGGTVVFTGDYVDRGPASRQVIETLMAGPQTPRWKWVCLQGNHEEIMLAGCMGVLHWWLPNGGGATLISYGAENGGDAREALKLVPKEHLQWIRDLPLYYEDAHRVFVHAGVDETLDLADTPSKVLQWHLYGRDYPHGYRGKHVVHGHEQYEDGPVLNADRSDFDTLAWWTGRLVVGVFDDDVPGGPVSTIEIKGPSIQELQKETA
- a CDS encoding porin, with amino-acid sequence MNIKSLLIGSAAALAAVSGAQAADAIVAAEPEPMEYVRVCDAFGTGFFYIPGTETCLKIGGFVRFQTSFGRDEIGTLFQGKDNDRSDWDAHTLVDINLDARSDTELGTLRGYVNIEAASGSHGIGLTDFEGESVDLYGSESNSFFIDEAYIELGGFKVGRFYSWWDSGINGETDSLGNVTNFDSIAYTYDGGTWRAGISLDELSGKAHDADDATLGTHHDLGVAGTVGFSLGGVNLDVLGGYDGWADEGAIRAILSADVGPGTLQLAGIWASDPNDYWTASEWTVAASYAFKATDKLTFTPAVQYFDNLNPNAFSATKSLGLPGGFYSGSDMWRVGLTVGYEVVSGLNFLGTVDYNNVSVDGESEDFTRGFLRLQRDF
- a CDS encoding tyrosine-type recombinase/integrase, encoding MGKSIRLAGTYSLKYDFQDNTRLGSARHTRLRSLLDRYADILWEPGSHKYNVTSFIGELDEILLGAEFSAFTDAMMDTLVAGLRQRGNSNATINRKMAALSKLLRKAYKMGDIRSLPEFKRLKEKAGRIRFLEPEEEVRLFAAISEKSDLYGRFCIFLIDTGARLGEGIGLRWQDIQGERVTFWLTKSGRSRSVPLTERASAAVRACERRRRGPFANIVQAQFRAAWNEAKQEVGLGTEPDVVPHILRHTCASRLVQGGIDIRRVQTWLGHQTLQMTMRYAHLASGDLDICVPILERAARGATK
- a CDS encoding oxidoreductase; translation: MTTPPLTDEQLADAVAAMQAHGNQIAAASALGLARSSLQNRLKRAAERGLLGPAETMPGFAIKSVASKQGDAWVKQTKAPGEVFELPVGQVVKGVSALVDSDGREVAKWIKTRSDEAAQQAAMRAAIEALKDEIPRAEPVAAPAHTIDDLLNQYTITDHHLGALAWNEETRAGDYDLRIGEQLIIDWFAAAIAQSPPAKRAVFAQLGDFLHYDSFKSITPEHGHLLDSDSRYPKMVRAAIRIVRKVIRMLLEKHEHLDVIMCDANHDPAGEVWLREMLAAFYDDEPRVTVDTNPGTYSVIEHGNVSLFYHHGHRRGVKNVDSILVGKFRKVYGRTSLSYAHTGHRHSDELKTTDLMKVEQHETLAAPDAYGSNWLSGRSAKVITYHKDFGEDGRVILSAARVMGRYAAANDNVPVRAAA